A genomic segment from Corythoichthys intestinalis isolate RoL2023-P3 chromosome 2, ASM3026506v1, whole genome shotgun sequence encodes:
- the atp6ap1lb gene encoding ATPase H+ transporting accessory protein 1 like b, with product MAAHAFFLCSIALLSALSRPALTLSEEEQGPGLTYDEVPEILDRSRENPKQATRVTSSLDGEYGLESKEVVLTSEDENPLRRILQPFKWHHAGMSHSKRKLLQSLMGPYGPLSVSYNGKTCILFKAKRLAIRYRNHTFIDLTERVFSPNSPLDTKGSVCTKEKATLSLKFGDVEDLRGLVIRLQMSNTFYEAAGQNWFTLDSVHIHYNWTQEATFNASEVYAPATSSYHCQHVSSLHKYDTLLVPSSHTDTSANWHITFTDFQIQAFNVQSDKFASASDCATFLTPAILMGLVTSLILLLVLAYALHMVVHLKHIDRYEEHKATVYFPRSPEAELPDKNSL from the exons ATGGCTGCACACGCATTCTTCCTGTGCTCCATCGCCTTGCTGTCTGCTCTCAGCCGGCCTGCTCTGACTCTTTCCGAGGAAGAGCAGGGGCCGGGACTCACCTACGATGAAGTGCCTGAAATCTTGGACAGAAG CAGAGAGAACCCCAAACAAGCCACAAGAGTCACATCAA GTCTGGATGGTGAATATGGCTTGGAAAGCAAAGAAGTTGTTTTGACTTCTGAAGATGAAAACCCACTGAGAAGAATCCTGCAG CCTTTCAAGTGGCATCATGCAGGGATGTCTCACAGTAAGAGGAAGCTCCTCCAATCACTGATGGGACCTTATGGACCCTTGAGTGTGTCCTACAACGGGAAGACTTGCATTCTGTTTAAGGCAAAGCGTTTGGCCATCCGGTACAGGAACCATACCTTCATTGATCTCACTGAGAGAGTGTTCAGTCCAAACTCACCTTTGGACACCAAAGGCTCAGTCTGCACCAAGGAGAAGGCCAC GCTTTCATTAAAGTTTGGTGATGTGGAAGACTTGCGAGGTCTAGTAATCAG GCTTCAGATGTCAAACACCTTCTACGAGGCAGCGGGTCAAAACTGGTTCACCCTGGACAGTGTGCACATTCACTACAACTGGACTCAGGAGGCCACGTTCAACGCGAGCGAGGTTTACGCTCCCGCCACGTCGTCCTACCACTGCCAGCACGTCAGCAGTCTGCACAAATATGACACTCTACTGGTGCCCAGCTCTCACACTGACACGTCCGCCAACTGGCACATCACTTTCACTGATTTCCAG ATTCAAGCCTTCAACGTGCAGTCAGATAAATTCGCGTCGGCAAGTGACTGCGCCACTTTCCTGACGCCGGCCATCCTCATGGGCTTGGTGACGTCTCTGATACTGCTCCTGGTCTTGGCTTACGCCCTGCACATGGTGGTTCACCTCAAGCACATCGACCGCTATGAGGAGCACAAGGCCACCGTCTACTTTCCCCGTAGTCCAGAGGCTGAATTGCCGGACAAGAACAGCCTGTGA